The following proteins are encoded in a genomic region of Oncorhynchus keta strain PuntledgeMale-10-30-2019 chromosome 35, Oket_V2, whole genome shotgun sequence:
- the LOC118368863 gene encoding uncharacterized protein DDB_G0290685-like isoform X45, with protein MMHSLCTTDTGYHPHGLINQGATCYLNSVLQVFFMTKDFREAIESQVFPNDQEQETIDHKLKRLFQKLKEKEADTKDISWTLDIQTVYEQRDAAEFFEKILSTVKNNVSKIFEGQLSHTISCANSHISNIEPGPFWVLPLSMDVTLGPGQSYSVNDGFEEFFEKSTITGDKLYCAKCNEEVEATTACKMVHHPEILTLLLKRFEFDYHGMTYVKIKRSVDVPHKLQTENGAYELYAIVDHEGSLRSGHYTATIRSYEDQKWYLFNDSNVSLITLEPNLRSQSAYLLIYRTCGYRQEEDKRSGGNREEDGKSVCGKKEKEGEKKLSGGNRGDEEGSSWSKRRGNEKDAAKKTPEYEWIVNWFYSCITTIGSWGKRGEYKIDADENKGEGGKSTDGENGDGGKERSGAKREDDKTSGEKSTDEDQRSGGNSSEDDDRSGGNRRGEGDKRSGGNSEEEAKRPGGNSMEKDKRSGGNSEEEEKRPGGNREGDKISGRNSEEEDKRSGGNSGGDNKRTGGNSEEEEKRPGGNREGDKISGRNSEEEDKRPGGNRGEDDTRSDGNSSEDDDRSGGNRRGEDDKRSGGSSGEDDTSSGGSSGEDDTRSVGNSGEDHNRSGGNRRGEGDKRSGGNSEEEGKRSGGNSKEEDKRPGGNRREYNKRSGGNSIEDDDRSGGNRRGEGDKRSGGSSGEDDKRSGGNSIEDDDRSGGNRRGEGDKRLGGSSGEDDKRSGGNRGEYNKRSGGNSIEDDTRSGGNSIEDDDRSGGNRRGEGDKRSGGSNGEDDTRSGGNREKDDKMSGEKSKEEDQRSGGNSSEDNNRSDGNSKEEDQRSGGNSEEENKRSGGNREKDDKMSGEKSKEEDQRSGGNSSEDNNRSDGNSKEEDQRSGGNSSEDNNRSDGNSKEEDQRSGGNSSEDNNRSDGNSKEEDQRSGGNSGENNNRSDGNSKEEDQRSGGNSGENNNRSDGNSKEEDQRSGGNSSEDNNRSDGNSKEEDQRSGGNSGENNNRSDGNSKEEDQRSGGNSGENNNRSDGNSKEEDQRSGGNSSEDNNRSDGNSKEEDQRSGGNSIEDDTSSGGNSSEDDDRSGGNRRGEGDNRSGGNSEEEDKRPGGNSKEGDKRPGGNRGEYIKRSGGNSKEDDTRSGGNSSEDDDRSGGNRRGEVDKRSGGNNREYGKRSGGNRGEDDTRSGGNRCEDDDRSGGHRRGVGDKSSGGNSGEEDKRPGENS; from the exons ATGATGCATTCATTATGCACAACAGACACAG GCTACCATCCCCATGGTTTGATTAATCAAGGGGCAACCTGTTATTTAAACAGTGTGCTGCAGGTGTTCTTCATGACCAAGGACTTCAGAGAGGCTATTGAAAG TCAGGTATTTCCTAATGATCAAGAACAAGAGACCATTGATCACAAGCTTAAAAGGCTGTTTCAAAAATTAAAAGAGAAAGAAGCTGACACAAAGGACATTTCTTGGACATTGGACATTCAAACCG TATATGAGCAACGTGACGCCGCTGAGTTTTTTGAGAAGATTTTAAGCACGGTCAAGAATAATGTGTCTAAG ATCTTCGAAGGACAATTGTCGCACACTATCTCCTGTGCAAATAGTCATATTTCCAATATTGAACCTGGTCCATTTTGGGTTCTGCCCCTCTCCATGGACGTAACCTTAGGCCCTGGTCAAAGCTACAGTGTG AATGACGGTTTTGAGGAGTTTTTTGAGAAATCAActatcactggggacaagctgtACTGTGCTAAATGCAATGAAGAAGTGGAAGCAACAACT GCATGTAAGATGGTACATCACCCAGAGATTCTGACTCTGCTACTCAAGAGGTTTGAGTTTGACTACCATGGGATGACATATGTCAAAATTAAGCGCTCTGTGGACGTTCCTCACAAATTACAGACAGAG AATGGGGCATATGAACTCTATGCAATTGTGGACCATGAAGGAAGTCTAAGAAGTGGACATTACACTGCTACAATCAGGTCCTATGAGGATCAGAAGTGGTATTTGTTTAATGACAGCAACGTAAGCCTG ATCACATTGGAACCAAACTTAAG ATCACAAAGTGCTTATCTGCTTATTTATAGGACAT GTGGATACAGACAAGAAGAGGATAAGAGGTCAGgtggaaacagagaggaagatggaAAGAGTGTATgtggaaagaaagaaaaagagggagagaagaagttGTCAGGTGGAAACAGAGGAGACGAGGAGGGGAGCTCATGGTCAAAGAGAAGAGGAAATGAAAAGGATGCAGCTAAAAAGACACCAGAATATGAATGGATTGTAAATTGGTTTTACTCATGCATAACAACAATTGGATCATGGGGAAAAAGAGGAGAATATAAAATTGATGCAGATGAAAATAAAGGAGAAGGGGGCAAAAGTACAGATGGGGagaatggagatggagggaaggagaggtcaggTGCAAAGAGAGAAGATGATAAAACGTCAGGTGAAAAAAGTACAGACGAGGATCAGAGGTCAGGTGGAAACAGTAGTGAGGATGATGACAGGTCCGGTGGAAACAGAAGAGGAGAAGGTGATAAGAGGTCAGGTGGAAACAGTGAGGAAGAGGCTAAGAGGCCAGGTGGAAACAGTATGGAAAAGGATAAGAGGTCAG GTGGAAACAGTGAAGAAGAGGAAAAGAGGCCAGGTGGAAACAGAGAAGGTGATAAGATATCAGGTAGAAACAGTGAGGAAGAGGATAAGAGGTCAGGTGGAAACAGTGGAGGAGATAATAAGAGGACAGGTGGAAACAGTGAAGAAGAGGAAAAGAGGCCAGGTGGAAACAGAGAAGGTGATAAGATATCAGGTAGAAACAGTGAGGAAGAGGATAAGAGGCCAGGTGGAAACAGAGGAGAAGATGATACAAGGTCAGATGGAAACAGTAGTGAGGATGATGACAGGTCCGGTGGAAACAGAAGAGGAGAAGATGATAAGAGGTCAGGTGGAAGCAGTGGGGAAGATGATACGAGTTCAGGTGGAAGCAGTGGGGAAGATGATACGAGGTCAGTTGGAAACAGTGGAGAAGATCATAACAGGTCCGGTGGAAACAGAAGAGGAGAAGGTGATAAGAGGTCAGGTGGAAACAGTGAAGAAGAGGGTAAGAGGTCAGGTGGAAACAGTAAGGAAGAGGATAAGAGGCCAGGTGGAAACCGTAGAGAATATAATAAGAGGTCAGGTGGAAACAGTATAGAGGATGATGACAGGTCTGGTGGAAACAGAAGAGGAGAAGGTGATAAGAGGTCAGGTGGAAGCAGTGGGGAAGATGATAAGAGGTCAGGTGGAAACAGTATAGAGGATGATGACAGGTCTGGTGGAAACAGAAGAGGAGAAGGTGATAAGAGGTTAGGTGGAAGCAGTGGGGAAGATGATAAGAGGTCAGGTGGAAACCGTGGAGAATATAATAAGAGGTCAGGTGGAAACAGTATAGAGGATGATACAAGGTCAGGTGGAAACAGTATAGAGGATGATGACAGGTCTGGTGGAAACAGAAGAGGAGAAGGTGATAAGAGGTCAGGTGGAAGCAATGGGGAAGATGATACGAGGTCAGGTGGAAACAGAGAAAAAGATGATAAGATGTCAGGTGAAAAAAGTAAGGAAGAGGATCAGAGGTCAG GTGGAAACAGTAGTGAGGATAATAATAGGTCTGATGGAAACAGTAAGGAAGAGGATCAGAGGTCAG GTGGAAACAGTGAGGAAGAGAATAAGAGGTCAGGTGGAAACAGAGAAAAAGATGATAAGATGTCAGGTGAAAAAAGTAAGGAAGAGGATCAGAGGTCAGGTGGAAACAGTAGTGAGGATAATAATAGGTCTGATGGAAACAGTAAGGAAGAGGATCAGAGGTCAGGTGGAAACAGTAGTGAGGATAATAATAGGTCTGATGGAAACAGTAAGGAAGAGGATCAGAGGTCAGGTGGAAACAGTAGTGAGGATAATAATAGGTCTGATGGAAACAGTAAGGAAGAGGATCAGAGGTCAGGTGGAAACAGTGGAGAAAATAATAATAGGTCTGATGGAAACAGTAAGGAAGAGGATCAGAGGTCAGGTGGAAACAGTGGAGAAAATAATAATAGGTCTGATGGAAACAGTAAGGAAGAGGATCAGAGGTCAGGTGGAAACAGTAGTGAGGATAATAATAG GTCTGATGGAAACAGTAAGGAAGAGGATCAGAGGTCAGGTGGAAACAGTGGAGAAAATAATAATAGGTCTGATGGAAACAGTAAGGAAGAGGATCAGAGGTCAGGTGGAAACAGTGGAGAAAATAATAATAGGTCTGATGGAAACAGTAAGGAAGAGGATCAGAGGTCAGGTGGAAACAGTAGTGAGGATAATAATAGGTCTGATGGAAACAGTAAGGAAGAGGATCAGAGGTCAGGTGGAAACAGTATAGAAGATGATACAAGCTCGGGTGGAAATAGTAGTGAGGATGATGACAGGTCCGGTGGAAACAGAAGAGGAGAAGGTGATAACAGGTCAGGTGGAAACAGTGAGGAAGAGGATAAGAGGCCAGGTGGAAACAGTAAGGAAGGGGATAAGAGGCCAGGTGGAAACCGTGGAGAATATATTAAGAGGTCAGGTGGAAACAGTAAAGAGGATGATACAAGGTCAGGTGGAAACAGTAGTGAGGATGATGACAGGTCCGGTGGAAACAGACGAGGAGAAGTTGATAAGAGGTCAGGTGGAAACAATAGAGAATATGGTAAGAGGTCAGGTGGAAACAGAGGAGAAGATGATACAAGATCAGGAGGAAACAGGTGTGAGGATGATGACAGGTCCGGTGGACATAGAAGAGGAGTAGGTGATAAGAGTTCAGGTGGAAACAGTGGGGAAGAGGATAAGAGGCCAGGTGAAAACAGTTAG
- the LOC118368863 gene encoding uncharacterized protein DDB_G0290685-like isoform X6, which yields MMHSLCTTDTGYHPHGLINQGATCYLNSVLQVFFMTKDFREAIESQVFPNDQEQETIDHKLKRLFQKLKEKEADTKDISWTLDIQTVYEQRDAAEFFEKILSTVKNNVSKIFEGQLSHTISCANSHISNIEPGPFWVLPLSMDVTLGPGQSYSVNDGFEEFFEKSTITGDKLYCAKCNEEVEATTACKMVHHPEILTLLLKRFEFDYHGMTYVKIKRSVDVPHKLQTENGAYELYAIVDHEGSLRSGHYTATIRSYEDQKWYLFNDSNVSLITLEPNLRSQSAYLLIYRTCGYRQEEDKRSGGNREEDGKSVCGKKEKEGEKKLSGGNRGDEEGSSWSKRRGNEKDAAKKTPEYEWIVNWFYSCITTIGSWGKRGEYKIDADENKGEGGKSTDGENGDGGKERSGAKREDDKTSGEKSTDEDQRSGGNSSEDDDRSGGNRRGEGDKRSGGNSEEEAKRPGGNSMEKDKRSGGNSEEEEKRPGGNREGDKISGRNSEEEDKRSGGNSGGDNKRTGGNSEEEEKRPGGNREGDKISGRNSEEEDKRPGGNRGEDDTRSDGNSSEDDDRSGGNRRGEDDKRSGGSSGEDDTSSGGSSGEDDTRSVGNSGEDHNRSGGNRRGEGDKRSGGNSEEEGKRSGGNSKEEDKRPGGNRREYNKRSGGNSIEDDDRSGGNRRGEGDKRSGGSSGEDDKRSGGNSIEDDDRSGGNRRGEGDKRLGGSSGEDDKRSGGNRGEYNKRSGGNSIEDDTRSGGNSIEDDDRSGGNRRGEGDKRSGGSNGEDDTRSGGNREKDDKMSGEKSKEEDQRSGGNSGENNNRSDGNSKEEDQRSGGNSSEDNNRSDGNSKEEDQRSGGNSGENNNRSDGNSKEEDQRSGGNSEEENKRSGGNREKDDKMSGEKSKEEDQRSGGNSSEDNNRSDGNSKEEDQRSGGNSSEDNNRSDGNSKEEDQRSGGNSSEDNNRSDGNSKEEDQRSGGNSGENNNRSDGNSKEEDQRSGGNSGENNNRSDGNSKEEDQRSGGNSGENNNRSDGNSKEEDQRSGGNSSEDNNRSDGNSKEEDQRSGGNSGENNNRSDGNSKEEDQRSGGNSSEDNNRSDGNSKEEDQRSGGNSGENNNRSDGNSKEEDQRSGGNSEEENKRSGGNREKDDKMSGEKSKEEDQRSGGNSSEDNNRSDGNSKEEDQRSGGNSSEDNNRSDGNSKEEDQRSGGNSSEDNNRSDGNSKEEDQRSGGNSGENNNRSDGNSKEEDQRSGGNSGENNNRSDGNSKEEDQRSGGNSSEDNNRSDGNSKEEDQRSGGNSGENNNRSDGNSKEEDQRSGGNSGENNNRSDGNSKEEDQRSGGNSSEDNNRSDGNSKEEDQRSGGNSIEDDTSSGGNSSEDDDRSGGNRRGEGDNRSGGNSEEEDKRPGGNSKEGDKRPGGNRGEYIKRSGGNSKEDDTRSGGNSSEDDDRSGGNRRGEVDKRSGGNNREYGKRSGGNRGEDDTRSGGNRCEDDDRSGGHRRGVGDKSSGGNSGEEDKRPGENS from the exons ATGATGCATTCATTATGCACAACAGACACAG GCTACCATCCCCATGGTTTGATTAATCAAGGGGCAACCTGTTATTTAAACAGTGTGCTGCAGGTGTTCTTCATGACCAAGGACTTCAGAGAGGCTATTGAAAG TCAGGTATTTCCTAATGATCAAGAACAAGAGACCATTGATCACAAGCTTAAAAGGCTGTTTCAAAAATTAAAAGAGAAAGAAGCTGACACAAAGGACATTTCTTGGACATTGGACATTCAAACCG TATATGAGCAACGTGACGCCGCTGAGTTTTTTGAGAAGATTTTAAGCACGGTCAAGAATAATGTGTCTAAG ATCTTCGAAGGACAATTGTCGCACACTATCTCCTGTGCAAATAGTCATATTTCCAATATTGAACCTGGTCCATTTTGGGTTCTGCCCCTCTCCATGGACGTAACCTTAGGCCCTGGTCAAAGCTACAGTGTG AATGACGGTTTTGAGGAGTTTTTTGAGAAATCAActatcactggggacaagctgtACTGTGCTAAATGCAATGAAGAAGTGGAAGCAACAACT GCATGTAAGATGGTACATCACCCAGAGATTCTGACTCTGCTACTCAAGAGGTTTGAGTTTGACTACCATGGGATGACATATGTCAAAATTAAGCGCTCTGTGGACGTTCCTCACAAATTACAGACAGAG AATGGGGCATATGAACTCTATGCAATTGTGGACCATGAAGGAAGTCTAAGAAGTGGACATTACACTGCTACAATCAGGTCCTATGAGGATCAGAAGTGGTATTTGTTTAATGACAGCAACGTAAGCCTG ATCACATTGGAACCAAACTTAAG ATCACAAAGTGCTTATCTGCTTATTTATAGGACAT GTGGATACAGACAAGAAGAGGATAAGAGGTCAGgtggaaacagagaggaagatggaAAGAGTGTATgtggaaagaaagaaaaagagggagagaagaagttGTCAGGTGGAAACAGAGGAGACGAGGAGGGGAGCTCATGGTCAAAGAGAAGAGGAAATGAAAAGGATGCAGCTAAAAAGACACCAGAATATGAATGGATTGTAAATTGGTTTTACTCATGCATAACAACAATTGGATCATGGGGAAAAAGAGGAGAATATAAAATTGATGCAGATGAAAATAAAGGAGAAGGGGGCAAAAGTACAGATGGGGagaatggagatggagggaaggagaggtcaggTGCAAAGAGAGAAGATGATAAAACGTCAGGTGAAAAAAGTACAGACGAGGATCAGAGGTCAGGTGGAAACAGTAGTGAGGATGATGACAGGTCCGGTGGAAACAGAAGAGGAGAAGGTGATAAGAGGTCAGGTGGAAACAGTGAGGAAGAGGCTAAGAGGCCAGGTGGAAACAGTATGGAAAAGGATAAGAGGTCAG GTGGAAACAGTGAAGAAGAGGAAAAGAGGCCAGGTGGAAACAGAGAAGGTGATAAGATATCAGGTAGAAACAGTGAGGAAGAGGATAAGAGGTCAGGTGGAAACAGTGGAGGAGATAATAAGAGGACAGGTGGAAACAGTGAAGAAGAGGAAAAGAGGCCAGGTGGAAACAGAGAAGGTGATAAGATATCAGGTAGAAACAGTGAGGAAGAGGATAAGAGGCCAGGTGGAAACAGAGGAGAAGATGATACAAGGTCAGATGGAAACAGTAGTGAGGATGATGACAGGTCCGGTGGAAACAGAAGAGGAGAAGATGATAAGAGGTCAGGTGGAAGCAGTGGGGAAGATGATACGAGTTCAGGTGGAAGCAGTGGGGAAGATGATACGAGGTCAGTTGGAAACAGTGGAGAAGATCATAACAGGTCCGGTGGAAACAGAAGAGGAGAAGGTGATAAGAGGTCAGGTGGAAACAGTGAAGAAGAGGGTAAGAGGTCAGGTGGAAACAGTAAGGAAGAGGATAAGAGGCCAGGTGGAAACCGTAGAGAATATAATAAGAGGTCAGGTGGAAACAGTATAGAGGATGATGACAGGTCTGGTGGAAACAGAAGAGGAGAAGGTGATAAGAGGTCAGGTGGAAGCAGTGGGGAAGATGATAAGAGGTCAGGTGGAAACAGTATAGAGGATGATGACAGGTCTGGTGGAAACAGAAGAGGAGAAGGTGATAAGAGGTTAGGTGGAAGCAGTGGGGAAGATGATAAGAGGTCAGGTGGAAACCGTGGAGAATATAATAAGAGGTCAGGTGGAAACAGTATAGAGGATGATACAAGGTCAGGTGGAAACAGTATAGAGGATGATGACAGGTCTGGTGGAAACAGAAGAGGAGAAGGTGATAAGAGGTCAGGTGGAAGCAATGGGGAAGATGATACGAGGTCAGGTGGAAACAGAGAAAAAGATGATAAGATGTCAGGTGAAAAAAGTAAGGAAGAGGATCAGAGGTCAGGTGGAAACAGTGGAGAAAATAATAATAGGTCTGATGGAAACAGTAAGGAAGAGGATCAGAGGTCAGGTGGAAACAGTAGTGAGGATAATAATAGGTCTGATGGAAACAGTAAGGAAGAGGATCAGAGGTCAG GTGGAAACAGTGGAGAAAATAATAATAG GTCTGATGGAAACAGTAAGGAAGAGGATCAGAGGTCAGGTGGAAACAGTGAGGAAGAGAATAAGAGGTCAGGTGGAAACAGAGAAAAAGATGATAAGATGTCAGGTGAAAAAAGTAAGGAAGAGGATCAGAGGTCAGGTGGAAACAGTAGTGAGGATAATAATAGGTCTGATGGAAACAGTAAGGAAGAGGATCAGAGGTCAGGTGGAAACAGTAGTGAGGATAATAATAGGTCTGATGGAAACAGTAAGGAAGAGGATCAGAGGTCAGGTGGAAACAGTAGTGAGGATAATAATAGGTCTGATGGAAACAGTAAGGAAGAGGATCAGAGGTCAG GTGGAAACAGTGGAGAAAATAATAATAGGTCTGATGGAAACAGTAAGGAAGAGGATCAGAGGTCAGGTGGAAACAGTGGAGAAAATAATAATAGGTCTGATGGAAACAGTAAGGAAGAGGATCAGAGGTCAG GTGGAAACAGTGGAGAAAATAATAATAGGTCTGATGGAAACAGTAAGGAAGAGGATCAGAGGTCAG GTGGAAACAGTAGTGAGGATAATAATAGGTCTGATGGAAACAGTAAGGAAGAGGATCAGAGGTCAGGTGGAAACAGTGGAGAAAATAATAATAGGTCTGATGGAAACAGTAAGGAAGAGGATCAGAGGTCAGGTGGAAACAGTAGTGAGGATAATAATAGGTCTGATGGAAACAGTAAGGAAGAGGATCAGAGGTCAGGTGGAAACAGTGGAGAAAATAATAATAGGTCTGATGGAAACAGTAAGGAAGAGGATCAGAGGTCAG GTGGAAACAGTGAGGAAGAGAATAAGAGGTCAGGTGGAAACAGAGAAAAAGATGATAAGATGTCAGGTGAAAAAAGTAAGGAAGAGGATCAGAGGTCAGGTGGAAACAGTAGTGAGGATAATAATAGGTCTGATGGAAACAGTAAGGAAGAGGATCAGAGGTCAGGTGGAAACAGTAGTGAGGATAATAATAGGTCTGATGGAAACAGTAAGGAAGAGGATCAGAGGTCAGGTGGAAACAGTAGTGAGGATAATAATAGGTCTGATGGAAACAGTAAGGAAGAGGATCAGAGGTCAGGTGGAAACAGTGGAGAAAATAATAATAGGTCTGATGGAAACAGTAAGGAAGAGGATCAGAGGTCAGGTGGAAACAGTGGAGAAAATAATAATAGGTCTGATGGAAACAGTAAGGAAGAGGATCAGAGGTCAGGTGGAAACAGTAGTGAGGATAATAATAG GTCTGATGGAAACAGTAAGGAAGAGGATCAGAGGTCAGGTGGAAACAGTGGAGAAAATAATAATAGGTCTGATGGAAACAGTAAGGAAGAGGATCAGAGGTCAGGTGGAAACAGTGGAGAAAATAATAATAGGTCTGATGGAAACAGTAAGGAAGAGGATCAGAGGTCAGGTGGAAACAGTAGTGAGGATAATAATAGGTCTGATGGAAACAGTAAGGAAGAGGATCAGAGGTCAGGTGGAAACAGTATAGAAGATGATACAAGCTCGGGTGGAAATAGTAGTGAGGATGATGACAGGTCCGGTGGAAACAGAAGAGGAGAAGGTGATAACAGGTCAGGTGGAAACAGTGAGGAAGAGGATAAGAGGCCAGGTGGAAACAGTAAGGAAGGGGATAAGAGGCCAGGTGGAAACCGTGGAGAATATATTAAGAGGTCAGGTGGAAACAGTAAAGAGGATGATACAAGGTCAGGTGGAAACAGTAGTGAGGATGATGACAGGTCCGGTGGAAACAGACGAGGAGAAGTTGATAAGAGGTCAGGTGGAAACAATAGAGAATATGGTAAGAGGTCAGGTGGAAACAGAGGAGAAGATGATACAAGATCAGGAGGAAACAGGTGTGAGGATGATGACAGGTCCGGTGGACATAGAAGAGGAGTAGGTGATAAGAGTTCAGGTGGAAACAGTGGGGAAGAGGATAAGAGGCCAGGTGAAAACAGTTAG